A stretch of the Nitratifractor salsuginis DSM 16511 genome encodes the following:
- a CDS encoding cytochrome b/b6 domain-containing protein gives MKTGYRKVKRMTAAMRINHWIVAICMVAAVVTGLYIGHPYYQTLIAEPAVDKYVMAWNRWVHLMAAIIFDVSSVVVFYLYFFSRFEKPILKLLPTPKNIVEFVMVFVNLITFNRVKKFDSSHADSFNAVYFFIFHLLLLWMLFSGLQLYVHGLESGHSSIGDWWPAMLHWATDWTVAFTGGTYMDVRYWHHAAMYFVIVWVLFHIYYEVWRTIFWQEGDIAIVFGGSKFAKEDQ, from the coding sequence ATGAAAACAGGGTATCGAAAAGTCAAACGTATGACTGCCGCAATGCGGATCAACCACTGGATCGTGGCGATCTGTATGGTCGCGGCAGTGGTGACGGGCCTTTATATCGGCCACCCCTACTATCAAACCCTGATCGCCGAACCGGCAGTTGATAAGTATGTGATGGCGTGGAACCGATGGGTGCATCTGATGGCGGCGATCATCTTCGATGTGAGCTCCGTAGTGGTCTTTTACCTCTACTTCTTCAGCCGCTTCGAGAAGCCGATCCTGAAATTGCTCCCGACACCGAAGAACATTGTCGAGTTCGTTATGGTCTTTGTGAACCTGATCACTTTCAACCGGGTCAAGAAGTTCGACTCTTCCCACGCCGACAGCTTCAATGCCGTCTACTTTTTCATTTTCCACCTGCTGCTTTTGTGGATGCTCTTCAGCGGCCTGCAGCTCTATGTGCACGGTCTGGAGAGCGGACACAGCAGTATCGGTGACTGGTGGCCGGCGATGCTGCATTGGGCGACCGATTGGACGGTGGCCTTTACCGGCGGGACCTATATGGATGTGCGGTATTGGCACCACGCGGCGATGTATTTTGTGATCGTCTGGGTGCTCTTCCATATCTACTATGAGGTTTGGCGCACGATCTTCTGGCAGGAGGGCGACATCGCCATCGTCTTTGGCGGCAGCAAATTCGCCAAAGAAGATCAGTAA
- a CDS encoding nickel-dependent hydrogenase large subunit, which produces MGRTRTRLELIEKIEGEAQVLYEYEGDRIAFAQIRFANSRHIEKILVGRDPMDALSINPRVCGICGHAHLIATVRALEACYDEIRLSDKAKAIREMTLSLELIQNHFKWFYLTILPLLGLEAPIERALEPSRLAGEMIALMAGQYPHNSYAIPGGISGEITPVDLFEFTQRLDRLKELFRRSLIDVDLDTFVRCDRIEVMLAKEGDLPRAMQTILDRGYERLGQSLDRFIVFGGGLFQPGKSIGTRIRESIDLRYLKEEAVEKSAARRVHYRNQYYETGPLARAMVMKTPLIREAHRRYKDSLFSRILARICEIPRLLDYLETLCRSIDLSEEAYIDPGPIPAEGHGAGIVEAARGSLVHQISIREGKIAAYRITTPTQWNLGNGTRENPCPAQKALMGLHRDAPAELVFKAFDVCSVCTTK; this is translated from the coding sequence ATGGGGCGCACACGGACACGGTTGGAATTGATCGAAAAGATCGAAGGGGAGGCGCAGGTTCTTTATGAGTATGAAGGGGACCGGATCGCCTTTGCCCAGATACGCTTCGCCAACAGCCGCCACATCGAAAAGATCCTCGTCGGGCGGGACCCGATGGATGCCCTGAGCATCAATCCGCGCGTCTGCGGGATCTGCGGGCACGCCCATCTGATCGCTACGGTGCGGGCGCTGGAAGCCTGCTATGATGAAATCCGGCTCAGCGACAAGGCAAAGGCGATCCGGGAGATGACCCTGAGCCTGGAACTGATCCAGAACCACTTTAAATGGTTCTATTTGACGATTCTGCCCCTTTTGGGGCTCGAGGCCCCCATCGAGCGGGCGCTGGAGCCCTCCCGCCTGGCCGGGGAGATGATCGCCCTGATGGCGGGGCAGTACCCCCACAACAGCTATGCGATCCCGGGAGGGATCAGCGGAGAGATCACTCCGGTGGATCTTTTCGAATTCACCCAAAGACTCGATCGGCTCAAAGAGCTCTTCCGGCGCTCGCTTATCGATGTGGATCTCGACACTTTCGTTCGGTGTGACCGGATCGAAGTGATGCTCGCCAAAGAGGGGGATCTCCCCCGTGCAATGCAGACCATTTTGGATAGAGGCTATGAGAGGCTGGGACAGAGTCTGGATCGCTTCATCGTCTTCGGCGGCGGCCTCTTTCAGCCGGGGAAATCGATCGGAACCCGCATTAGAGAATCGATCGATCTACGCTATCTCAAAGAAGAGGCGGTCGAAAAGAGTGCCGCAAGACGGGTGCACTATCGAAACCAATATTACGAGACAGGCCCTTTGGCCAGGGCGATGGTGATGAAAACCCCGCTGATCCGTGAAGCCCACCGCCGCTATAAAGATTCTCTCTTCAGCCGTATTCTGGCCAGGATCTGCGAAATCCCCAGGCTCCTGGACTACCTCGAAACCCTGTGTCGGAGCATCGATCTCTCCGAAGAGGCCTATATCGATCCGGGCCCGATCCCCGCTGAAGGGCACGGCGCAGGCATTGTCGAAGCGGCGAGAGGATCGCTGGTGCATCAAATCTCCATCCGGGAGGGCAAGATCGCCGCCTACCGGATCACCACCCCTACCCAGTGGAATCTGGGGAACGGCACCCGCGAAAATCCCTGTCCGGCCCAAAAGGCCCTGATGGGGCTTCATCGGGATGCTCCGGCAGAGCTGGTTTTCAAAGCCTTCGATGTCTGTTCCGTCTGTACGACGAAATAG
- the cbiM gene encoding cobalt transporter CbiM, giving the protein MHIPDGYLSPATVVLTYAVAVPLWITGFKRLRRELNEETLPLIGALAALSFIIMMFNIPIPGGTSGHAVGAALIAILFSPWVAFVAVSLVLLIQALLFGDGGISTFAANALSMAFVGSFVGYYVFTWLKNRSYAPFAAGWSALVASSVLTAFLLGIQPIFWHQGAQPLYFPFSLRVTFPALVLPHMLFFGVAEGIFTALVYRYLHQKELGEKAA; this is encoded by the coding sequence ATGCATATCCCCGACGGCTATCTCTCTCCGGCAACGGTGGTGCTGACTTATGCGGTGGCTGTTCCGTTGTGGATCACGGGCTTCAAGAGACTCCGCCGGGAACTCAACGAAGAGACGCTGCCGCTTATCGGTGCTTTGGCGGCACTCAGTTTTATCATTATGATGTTCAATATTCCGATCCCGGGAGGGACCAGCGGTCATGCGGTCGGTGCGGCGTTAATCGCCATCCTCTTCTCTCCCTGGGTCGCCTTCGTGGCCGTTTCCCTGGTCTTGCTGATCCAGGCCCTGCTCTTTGGGGATGGAGGGATCAGTACCTTCGCCGCCAATGCTCTTTCGATGGCTTTTGTGGGCTCCTTTGTCGGCTATTATGTGTTTACCTGGCTCAAAAACCGCTCCTATGCCCCGTTTGCGGCGGGCTGGAGTGCACTGGTCGCCTCGTCGGTGCTGACAGCCTTTTTGCTGGGAATCCAGCCTATCTTTTGGCATCAGGGGGCCCAGCCGCTCTATTTCCCCTTCTCTTTGCGGGTGACCTTTCCGGCTTTGGTGCTACCGCATATGCTGTTTTTCGGAGTGGCCGAAGGGATTTTCACCGCGCTGGTCTATCGCTATCTGCACCAAAAAGAGCTCGGGGAGAAGGCGGCGTGA
- a CDS encoding hydrogenase small subunit: MDRRDALAKMFSAKGVRVNTNRGEAYYNKLKETMEKRLRELRESPAATKVDIQKVLEAEGLSRRDFMKWASAITAMLMLPASFTPLVAEAAELMNRVPIIWIELQDCAGNSEAILRSDSPTIDELILETIDLEFNETLMAAAGHQAEAHLEEAIETFKGKYLCVVEGSIPVGTGKEWCTIGAKGETFEEHLMRVSKDAAAVVAVGTCATFGGVPAAAPNPTGAVGVQDIVRGKPIINIPACPANPANITGTILHFVLTGQIPELDHLNRPKFAFGYRIHDNCERRAHFDAGEFVEEWGDEGAQNNWCLYKMGCKGPMTFNNCSVVRYNSGTNWPIGAGHGCIGCSEPQFWDKYAFERPMADAHIKAPTGGVEKTVDQFGLGLLTAAGVGIAIHAALSATAGKKEEDK, translated from the coding sequence ATGGACAGACGAGACGCATTGGCCAAGATGTTCAGCGCCAAAGGGGTAAGGGTCAACACCAATCGGGGTGAAGCCTATTACAACAAACTCAAAGAGACGATGGAAAAACGACTCCGGGAGCTCCGGGAATCGCCGGCAGCGACCAAAGTCGATATTCAGAAAGTGCTTGAAGCCGAGGGCCTGAGCCGTCGGGATTTTATGAAGTGGGCCAGTGCGATCACGGCGATGCTGATGCTGCCCGCTTCCTTCACGCCCCTAGTGGCCGAAGCGGCGGAGCTGATGAACCGTGTGCCGATCATCTGGATCGAGCTGCAGGATTGCGCCGGGAACTCCGAAGCGATTCTGCGCTCCGACTCTCCCACGATCGATGAACTGATCCTGGAGACGATCGACCTGGAGTTCAATGAAACCTTGATGGCGGCAGCGGGCCATCAGGCGGAAGCCCATCTGGAAGAAGCCATCGAAACTTTCAAGGGGAAATACCTCTGTGTCGTCGAGGGCTCCATTCCTGTGGGCACCGGAAAAGAGTGGTGTACCATCGGGGCCAAAGGAGAGACTTTTGAAGAGCATCTGATGAGAGTCTCGAAAGATGCCGCAGCGGTCGTCGCGGTAGGAACCTGCGCCACCTTCGGCGGTGTGCCGGCAGCGGCTCCCAATCCCACCGGGGCTGTAGGGGTTCAGGATATCGTGCGAGGTAAGCCCATCATCAATATCCCCGCCTGCCCCGCCAACCCGGCCAACATTACCGGAACCATTCTCCATTTTGTTCTGACCGGGCAGATCCCAGAGCTGGATCATCTCAATCGTCCCAAATTCGCCTTTGGATATCGGATCCACGACAACTGTGAACGCCGGGCCCACTTCGACGCCGGTGAGTTTGTCGAAGAGTGGGGCGATGAGGGGGCCCAGAACAACTGGTGCCTCTACAAGATGGGGTGTAAAGGCCCGATGACCTTCAACAACTGTTCCGTTGTCCGCTACAACAGCGGCACCAACTGGCCCATCGGCGCAGGACACGGTTGTATCGGCTGTTCCGAGCCCCAATTCTGGGACAAGTACGCCTTTGAACGCCCGATGGCCGACGCCCATATCAAAGCGCCCACCGGCGGAGTTGAAAAGACGGTAGACCAATTCGGTCTGGGGCTTTTGACCGCGGCGGGTGTGGGAATTGCCATTCACGCGGCACTCAGTGCGACTGCAGGTAAAAAAGAGGAGGATAAGTAA
- a CDS encoding nickel-dependent hydrogenase large subunit, which produces MSSKHIIVDPITRIEGHLRIEAVIDENNVIKDAYASSTMFRGIETILKGRDPRDAGLLAMRICGVCTGTHYQRSIEGVEHAFGVKIPKNARLVRNLMQGALYLHDHTVHFYHLHGLDWIDITSALKADPVKASQEALKWTDTPHGTGVGELRQVQERLQKFVKQGRLGLFANGYWGNKHYKLTPEQNLIGVAHYLEALDMQREMSKMMAIYGGKMPHPQSIVVGGVTCVQDIINPARNEEFKSLLRKARNFVKNAYLADIAMAGAVYSDEALDGTGGGLKNYMAYGGFRLDDNEFYKAKTLFPSGVVLNGDLSKVYPFDQAKVTEDVTHSWYDAPAPQHPFDGTTNPHYTGLAKKSDGMAYLKTDEKYSWIKAPVYGDQRVEVGPLARMVVGVAAKDERITRYVMGFLERLGGLLGLGKAAPASVLFSTVGRTAARAIETEMMADVMMEWIDELAANVAAGDHSTWTEFDFDSVSKDAKGYGLEEAPRGALGHWVKIKDGKIENYQAVVPSTWNASPRDGKGRMGAYEAALIGTKVADPEQPLEILRTVHSFDPCIACAVHIVDTKGKELGSFKVSTSCSV; this is translated from the coding sequence ATGAGCAGCAAACATATTATTGTAGACCCTATCACCCGGATCGAGGGGCACCTTCGGATCGAAGCGGTGATCGACGAGAACAATGTCATCAAGGATGCCTACGCCAGCTCCACGATGTTCCGGGGGATCGAAACGATCCTCAAAGGACGCGACCCCAGAGACGCCGGGCTTTTGGCGATGCGGATTTGCGGTGTCTGTACCGGAACCCACTATCAGCGCTCCATTGAAGGGGTTGAGCATGCCTTTGGGGTCAAGATCCCCAAAAACGCCCGCCTGGTGCGCAACCTGATGCAAGGGGCACTCTACCTGCACGACCATACCGTTCACTTCTACCATCTGCACGGCCTGGATTGGATCGACATCACCAGCGCCCTCAAAGCCGATCCGGTCAAAGCGTCCCAGGAAGCGCTCAAGTGGACCGATACCCCCCACGGAACAGGAGTAGGGGAGCTGCGCCAAGTCCAGGAGCGCCTGCAGAAGTTCGTCAAGCAAGGGCGCCTGGGGCTCTTTGCCAACGGTTATTGGGGTAACAAGCACTACAAACTCACACCGGAGCAGAACCTGATCGGGGTCGCCCACTACCTGGAAGCCCTGGATATGCAACGGGAGATGTCCAAGATGATGGCGATCTACGGCGGAAAGATGCCTCACCCCCAGAGCATCGTCGTCGGGGGTGTCACCTGCGTGCAGGATATCATCAATCCCGCCCGCAATGAGGAGTTCAAATCGCTGCTTCGCAAAGCGCGTAACTTCGTCAAAAACGCCTACCTGGCCGATATCGCGATGGCGGGAGCGGTTTACTCCGATGAAGCACTGGACGGAACGGGCGGAGGGCTCAAGAACTATATGGCTTACGGCGGATTCCGCCTGGATGACAATGAGTTCTACAAAGCCAAGACGCTCTTCCCCAGCGGCGTCGTGCTCAACGGGGACCTGAGCAAGGTCTATCCTTTCGATCAGGCCAAGGTGACCGAAGATGTGACCCACAGTTGGTATGATGCCCCCGCGCCCCAGCACCCGTTTGACGGAACGACCAACCCCCACTACACCGGTCTCGCGAAAAAATCGGACGGAATGGCCTATCTGAAGACCGATGAAAAATACAGCTGGATCAAAGCGCCGGTTTACGGTGATCAGCGTGTCGAGGTCGGGCCGCTGGCTAGGATGGTGGTCGGTGTCGCCGCCAAAGATGAACGGATCACCCGCTATGTGATGGGCTTCCTGGAGCGTCTGGGCGGTTTGCTCGGACTGGGCAAGGCGGCCCCGGCCAGCGTCCTCTTCTCCACCGTTGGACGCACTGCCGCCCGGGCCATCGAGACGGAGATGATGGCGGATGTGATGATGGAGTGGATCGACGAATTGGCTGCCAACGTGGCTGCCGGTGACCACAGCACCTGGACCGAGTTTGACTTCGACAGCGTGAGCAAAGACGCCAAAGGGTATGGCCTCGAAGAGGCTCCCCGCGGCGCCCTGGGCCACTGGGTCAAGATCAAAGACGGAAAGATCGAGAATTATCAGGCGGTCGTCCCCTCTACCTGGAACGCTTCACCCCGGGATGGCAAAGGGCGTATGGGAGCCTATGAAGCGGCGCTCATCGGTACGAAGGTGGCCGATCCCGAGCAACCGTTGGAGATCCTGCGGACCGTGCACAGCTTCGACCCCTGTATCGCCTGTGCGGTCCATATTGTCGATACCAAGGGCAAGGAGCTCGGCAGCTTCAAGGTCAGCACCAGCTGTTCCGTCTAA
- a CDS encoding IS256 family transposase, variant Zn-binding type: MCGSKATKKNGKRAGIQRYFCQSCRQSFSSRRRPSRLRKRLFTAYFYEHQTLKALSRTYHKDREWIQRQIHSYEPPKTSPHPRPVTLVIDATFFGKRGEGFGVLVAKDILSGQLVAYRFIQTETLNEYAMLRQSLLDQGFIIQAVTVDGRRGLFGLFADLPVQMCHFHQQAILTRYLTRRPTYQASRDLKRIASYLGQTTPCRFRYMLEAWLQRHKDFYEEKTPDDSPRGWHYTHDRLRSAYRSLERNLPYLFTYKTHPHLGIANTTNTLDGGLFSPMKALLKIHRGIGDSMKKKLITDFLEKAMK, encoded by the coding sequence ATCTGTGGTTCAAAAGCGACGAAAAAGAATGGTAAAAGAGCAGGAATTCAGCGCTATTTTTGCCAAAGTTGCCGGCAGAGCTTCTCTTCTCGTAGACGTCCCTCCCGCCTCAGAAAACGACTCTTTACTGCCTACTTCTATGAGCACCAAACCCTCAAAGCCTTATCCCGGACCTATCATAAGGATCGGGAGTGGATTCAACGTCAGATTCATAGCTATGAACCGCCAAAGACTTCACCACATCCCAGACCGGTCACTTTGGTTATCGATGCGACATTCTTCGGAAAACGGGGAGAGGGCTTTGGTGTTCTTGTAGCTAAAGATATCCTGAGTGGCCAACTGGTAGCGTATCGTTTCATTCAGACTGAGACGCTCAATGAATATGCGATGCTTCGGCAAAGCCTTCTGGATCAGGGCTTTATCATCCAGGCCGTCACCGTCGATGGCCGACGGGGATTGTTTGGGCTCTTTGCCGACCTTCCGGTTCAAATGTGCCATTTCCATCAACAAGCCATTCTCACTCGTTATCTGACGCGCAGACCTACCTATCAAGCCTCTAGGGATCTCAAGCGTATCGCTTCCTATCTTGGACAGACAACCCCCTGCCGTTTCCGCTATATGCTGGAAGCCTGGCTCCAACGGCACAAAGATTTCTATGAAGAAAAAACCCCTGACGATTCTCCACGTGGATGGCATTACACCCATGATCGACTCCGCTCGGCCTATCGAAGTCTTGAACGCAATCTTCCTTATCTCTTCACGTATAAAACCCATCCTCATCTTGGCATAGCCAATACAACCAATACTTTGGATGGTGGACTCTTCTCTCCTATGAAAGCTTTATTGAAAATCCATCGGGGTATTGGAGACTCTATGAAGAAGAAACTCATCACTGATTTCCTAGAAAAAGCAATGAAATAG
- a CDS encoding HyaD/HybD family hydrogenase maturation endopeptidase, with protein MRIAVVGAGTVIFRDEGVGVYAQRFLQENYEFDGDVTLVDGGVLGFQLMTYYTDYDKVIILDTITMKEEGPGALFNIPGEELLGLGSYKQTAHEVEIVEMLEIAALNGNLSDVHIIGIVPEDILSVKAGLSDTIKEAFPAFVTEALAELERSGVGYRPKKPGMSLDEVIECYANPTAPRCVPQ; from the coding sequence TTGCGTATTGCAGTTGTCGGTGCGGGGACAGTGATCTTCCGCGACGAAGGGGTCGGGGTCTATGCCCAGCGCTTCCTTCAGGAAAATTATGAATTTGACGGGGATGTGACGCTGGTCGACGGCGGGGTGTTGGGTTTTCAGCTGATGACCTACTACACCGACTATGACAAGGTGATCATCCTCGATACCATTACGATGAAAGAGGAGGGGCCGGGAGCCCTCTTCAACATTCCCGGCGAAGAGCTTCTGGGCTTGGGGAGCTACAAGCAGACCGCCCACGAAGTGGAGATCGTCGAAATGCTGGAGATCGCCGCACTCAACGGCAATCTGAGCGATGTCCATATTATCGGGATCGTCCCGGAGGATATTTTGAGTGTCAAAGCGGGTTTGAGCGATACGATTAAAGAGGCTTTCCCCGCTTTTGTCACCGAAGCATTGGCGGAGCTGGAGCGCAGCGGCGTGGGCTATCGGCCCAAAAAGCCCGGGATGAGTCTCGATGAGGTGATCGAGTGCTACGCCAATCCCACGGCGCCCCGCTGCGTGCCCCAATAG
- a CDS encoding transposase, which yields MNRLGDGRVQCKKCRKRYAPGKLKRQLALAHAFCRDQSAKEAAERLGVNYLTALNFYQRLRQRLLGVLESDYEAARDRVSQYEKTLYLDHNKRRDKRHIFEAQNFLTFAYGERVYNILMPSLERYKQPLIDDGLYEQYWEEFSRFFIFHRIAKLESRENTIEAFRRYFDHFMKNYRGIKRENFIYYLKEAEFKFNYGEECFEKLMELMRRSR from the coding sequence TTGAACCGATTGGGCGACGGGCGCGTGCAGTGTAAAAAATGCCGAAAACGCTACGCCCCCGGGAAACTGAAGCGTCAATTGGCCCTGGCCCACGCCTTTTGCCGAGACCAAAGCGCCAAAGAGGCGGCCGAAAGGCTTGGGGTGAACTATCTCACCGCCCTCAATTTCTACCAGCGCCTTCGCCAACGCCTGCTTGGAGTGCTCGAAAGTGATTACGAAGCGGCCAGAGACCGGGTAAGCCAGTATGAAAAGACTCTCTACCTCGATCACAACAAACGCCGCGACAAGCGCCACATCTTTGAAGCGCAGAACTTCCTCACCTTCGCCTACGGAGAGCGGGTCTACAACATTCTGATGCCTTCACTGGAGCGCTACAAGCAGCCCCTGATCGACGACGGGCTCTATGAACAGTATTGGGAAGAGTTCTCCCGCTTTTTCATCTTTCACCGGATCGCGAAACTCGAAAGCCGGGAGAATACCATCGAAGCCTTCCGGCGCTATTTCGATCACTTTATGAAAAACTATCGGGGGATCAAACGGGAGAATTTCATCTACTACCTCAAAGAGGCGGAGTTCAAATTCAATTACGGCGAAGAATGTTTTGAAAAGCTTATGGAGTTGATGCGCCGCAGCCGCTAA
- the hypF gene encoding carbamoyltransferase HypF, which produces MRAKIAKTLRIRGIVQGVGFRPYLYRLAKRYGLNGFVRNDERGVETVIEGEAAALEAFLQALSAELPPLARIDGMEVHEIPAAGYESFEILSSHSSSDKSTAVSPDIALCDACLAEMRDPCNRRFGHPFITCTDCGPRYSIIRTVPYDRPNTSMARFPMCDKCRAEYEDPASRRYHAQPIACPECGPVLQFWRKTGMEKGRWEVEDGEQGSLIEKAAKMIREGKIVAVKGLGGFHLVCDASNAEAVAALRRRKRRPSKPFAVMVKDLAMARSLAQIDAGEEALLRSKERPIVLLKKADPYLSAIVDDPIAPGIDRIGLMLPYTPLHHLFFDFLDVPLIATSANLSDEPIIREGKELREKLGGVIDAVLDHNREIVNACDDSVAQIVAGRVQWLRVARGIAPLTLQLDKTIDKPMLAVGGNQKNTLALAFESKIVLSPHIGDLGTLEAMEYFDRTVKTFERFYDFKPQIILCDLHPRYESRRWAERYKAKNPSVELHSLQHHYAHALAVMAEHNWRSKALAIVWDGTGYGSDGTIWGAEALLCDAGSFDRVASLRPFRLLGGERATREPRRVALAMLFELLSLEEVLALDSPTVAAFKPREIRLLHQAWKRGANAPLASSMGRLFDVFASLTGLCQHLGYEGESGLRLEAEATRKSMRGDAGELLTLREGQIDWEPLLKRLIRGESVSASAFIHALAESIVKIAERYPDLPVILSGGVFQNKTLLERVLPLLKNREVLLPRQVAPNDGAIALGQVWWGVSGCGASTP; this is translated from the coding sequence ATGAGAGCAAAGATCGCCAAAACCCTTCGCATCCGGGGGATCGTCCAGGGGGTTGGTTTCCGCCCCTATCTCTACCGTCTGGCCAAAAGATACGGCCTTAATGGTTTCGTCCGAAACGATGAGCGGGGAGTCGAGACGGTCATCGAAGGGGAAGCGGCGGCGCTCGAAGCCTTTTTGCAAGCTCTGAGCGCAGAGCTGCCTCCCCTGGCCCGTATCGACGGGATGGAAGTGCACGAAATTCCCGCTGCGGGCTATGAAAGCTTTGAGATCCTCTCCTCACACTCCTCCTCCGACAAATCTACGGCCGTCAGCCCCGACATCGCCCTTTGCGACGCCTGCCTGGCGGAAATGCGTGACCCTTGCAATCGGCGTTTCGGGCATCCCTTCATCACCTGTACCGATTGTGGCCCCCGTTACTCCATCATCCGCACCGTCCCCTACGACCGGCCCAATACTTCGATGGCGCGATTCCCGATGTGCGACAAATGCCGCGCCGAGTATGAAGACCCTGCCAGCCGCCGCTACCACGCCCAGCCCATTGCCTGCCCGGAATGCGGGCCGGTTTTGCAGTTTTGGCGCAAAACGGGGATGGAAAAGGGGAGATGGGAGGTGGAGGACGGAGAGCAGGGCAGTTTAATTGAAAAAGCGGCCAAGATGATTCGGGAAGGGAAGATCGTCGCCGTCAAAGGATTGGGCGGATTCCATCTGGTCTGCGACGCGAGCAATGCCGAGGCGGTTGCCGCTCTGCGCCGCCGCAAGCGCCGCCCCTCCAAACCCTTCGCCGTAATGGTCAAAGATCTGGCGATGGCACGTTCTCTGGCGCAGATCGATGCCGGAGAGGAGGCGCTTCTTCGCTCCAAGGAGCGCCCGATCGTTCTGCTGAAAAAGGCCGATCCTTACCTCTCCGCTATCGTCGACGATCCGATCGCTCCGGGGATTGACCGAATCGGCTTGATGCTTCCTTATACCCCGCTGCACCATCTATTCTTTGACTTCCTGGATGTTCCGCTGATCGCTACCAGTGCCAACCTCAGCGATGAGCCGATCATCCGCGAGGGCAAAGAGCTTCGGGAAAAGCTGGGAGGGGTGATCGACGCCGTGCTTGACCACAACCGGGAGATTGTCAATGCCTGTGACGACAGCGTGGCACAGATCGTCGCCGGCAGAGTACAGTGGCTGCGGGTGGCCCGGGGGATCGCCCCCTTGACACTCCAACTTGACAAAACGATTGACAAGCCGATGCTTGCCGTAGGGGGCAACCAGAAAAACACCCTGGCTTTGGCCTTTGAGTCGAAGATCGTTCTCAGCCCCCATATCGGGGATCTTGGAACGCTTGAAGCGATGGAGTATTTCGACAGGACCGTAAAAACCTTCGAGCGTTTCTACGATTTCAAGCCTCAGATCATCCTCTGCGATCTTCATCCGCGCTACGAGAGCCGCCGATGGGCGGAGCGCTATAAAGCCAAGAATCCATCCGTCGAGCTTCACAGCCTCCAGCACCACTACGCCCACGCCCTGGCCGTGATGGCGGAGCACAATTGGCGCAGCAAGGCGCTGGCGATCGTCTGGGACGGCACCGGATACGGCAGCGACGGGACGATCTGGGGCGCGGAGGCGCTGCTTTGTGATGCCGGGAGTTTCGATCGGGTGGCGTCGCTGCGCCCCTTTCGCCTCCTGGGGGGCGAGAGGGCGACCCGGGAGCCGCGGCGTGTCGCCCTGGCGATGCTTTTTGAACTCTTGAGTCTGGAGGAGGTGCTGGCGCTTGACAGTCCTACTGTGGCCGCTTTCAAACCCCGGGAGATCCGCCTGCTCCACCAAGCCTGGAAACGGGGGGCCAACGCTCCCCTGGCCAGTTCTATGGGGCGGCTCTTCGATGTGTTTGCTTCCCTGACGGGGCTCTGTCAACATCTGGGTTATGAAGGAGAGAGCGGATTGCGCCTGGAGGCCGAGGCGACCCGGAAGTCTATGAGGGGAGACGCGGGAGAGCTTCTGACTTTGAGGGAGGGCCAGATCGATTGGGAACCGCTCCTGAAGCGTCTGATTCGAGGAGAATCTGTCTCGGCAAGCGCCTTCATTCACGCCCTGGCGGAATCGATCGTCAAGATCGCTGAGCGCTACCCCGATCTTCCCGTGATTCTCTCCGGCGGGGTCTTTCAAAACAAAACGCTTCTGGAGCGTGTTTTGCCCCTGCTAAAGAACCGCGAAGTCCTTTTGCCGAGGCAGGTTGCGCCCAATGACGGGGCCATCGCCCTGGGGCAGGTATGGTGGGGGGTTAGCGGCTGCGGCGCATCAACTCCATAA
- a CDS encoding PDGLE domain-containing protein — protein MKQRLILVISLLAAAVPLGILSDASAWGEWEKDYYKKILGFVPEGMRHFGGIDAPLSDYGVSGLGQTAGYYLSAIVGTVAVFAMMMLIGRWMLRKERRNDVER, from the coding sequence GTGAAACAAAGGCTCATCCTCGTAATTTCGCTTTTGGCGGCGGCGGTTCCCCTGGGCATTTTGAGCGACGCGTCGGCCTGGGGAGAGTGGGAAAAGGACTATTATAAAAAGATTTTGGGTTTCGTCCCGGAGGGGATGAGACATTTCGGCGGGATCGATGCCCCTCTTTCGGATTATGGTGTTTCGGGTCTGGGGCAAACCGCAGGATATTATCTCTCGGCGATTGTCGGGACCGTGGCGGTCTTTGCGATGATGATGCTCATCGGAAGATGGATGCTCAGAAAGGAACGTCGCAACGATGTGGAGAGATAG